One Actinomadura viridis genomic region harbors:
- a CDS encoding TetR/AcrR family transcriptional regulator has protein sequence MTMTTRERIVSESLRLFADRGYAATSVAEIEAAAGLSPGAGGLYRHFRSKEEVLASAIREHIERTRHQISAVLQNATAYEDRPLEIRLRMTCQAGLAKMREEQDLIRVLFRDLDQFPHLVAEMREGIVNPLYDGIATWLADQPEFAGIDEDWPAIASVLGGAVVNYWLANEAMYEPPSHIHEERFVSSWARLGLGLVTLERSPVS, from the coding sequence ATGACGATGACCACGCGCGAACGGATCGTGAGCGAGTCGCTTCGGCTGTTCGCCGATCGGGGCTACGCCGCGACCTCCGTCGCGGAGATCGAGGCCGCGGCCGGGCTGTCGCCCGGCGCGGGCGGCCTGTACCGGCACTTCCGGTCGAAGGAGGAGGTCCTGGCCTCCGCCATCCGCGAGCACATCGAACGCACCCGCCACCAGATCAGCGCGGTGCTCCAGAACGCCACCGCCTACGAGGACCGGCCGCTGGAGATCCGGCTCAGGATGACCTGCCAGGCGGGCCTGGCGAAGATGCGCGAGGAACAGGACCTGATCAGGGTGCTCTTCCGCGACCTCGACCAGTTCCCGCACCTGGTGGCGGAGATGCGGGAGGGCATCGTCAACCCGCTGTACGACGGCATCGCCACCTGGCTGGCCGACCAGCCGGAGTTCGCGGGGATCGACGAGGACTGGCCCGCGATCGCCTCCGTCCTGGGCGGCGCGGTGGTCAACTACTGGCTGGCCAACGAGGCGATGTACGAGCCCCCGTCCCACATCCACGAGGAACGGTTCGTGTCAAGCTGGGCACGGCTGGGTCTCGGCCTGGTCACCCTGGAGCGCAGTCCCGTCAGCTGA
- a CDS encoding GNAT family N-acetyltransferase, giving the protein MFVSPRKGGRGAFLPEEFVVPTLVAGPRFRIRPITAHDVVKDYGAVLGSLERLEGRFGPEWGWPDREFTFEQALIDVAWMQKEGQLRRSFSYVVMTPDEERQLGRIHVAPSDGPDADAVVVFWVRSDEEDSSVEKELEEFVREWVVTAWPFETVRFPGRDHQA; this is encoded by the coding sequence ATGTTCGTTTCTCCGCGGAAGGGGGGTCGGGGGGCCTTCCTGCCGGAGGAGTTCGTCGTCCCCACCCTGGTCGCCGGGCCGCGCTTCCGGATCCGCCCGATCACCGCGCACGACGTCGTGAAGGACTACGGCGCGGTGCTGGGGAGCCTGGAGCGTCTGGAGGGCCGGTTCGGGCCGGAGTGGGGATGGCCGGATCGCGAGTTCACCTTCGAGCAGGCGCTGATCGACGTCGCCTGGATGCAGAAGGAAGGGCAGCTGCGCCGTTCGTTCAGCTACGTGGTGATGACCCCGGACGAGGAACGCCAGCTCGGCCGTATTCATGTGGCCCCCTCGGACGGGCCCGACGCCGACGCCGTCGTGGTGTTCTGGGTCCGTTCCGACGAGGAGGACTCCAGCGTGGAGAAGGAGCTGGAGGAGTTCGTCCGCGAGTGGGTCGTCACGGCGTGGCCGTTCGAGACGGTGCGGTTCCCGGGACGCGATCACCAAGCCTAG
- a CDS encoding HAD family hydrolase codes for MLEPDATREAGGTRPGPEAGRDPGPLAEAVAALPDLDGRAVGFDLDLTLADTRVAIGAVYAALAAETGVPIDVDAVVSRIGPPLETELAYWFPPGRVPAMADRYRAMYADVAVPATVLMPGAAEALDAVRDRGSRVVVVSGKNQADTERTVAFLGLPVDEVVGGLFGADKGSALRLHGVGAYVGDHTGDVDAARAAAAVAVGVATGAFDADALRAYGADVVLPDLLAFPGWLGAVGDGAARTG; via the coding sequence GTGCTGGAGCCAGATGCGACACGAGAAGCCGGCGGGACCCGACCCGGACCGGAGGCGGGGCGTGACCCCGGACCGCTCGCGGAGGCGGTCGCCGCCCTTCCCGATCTGGACGGGCGCGCGGTCGGGTTCGATCTCGACCTGACGCTGGCCGACACCAGGGTGGCGATCGGGGCGGTGTACGCGGCGCTCGCCGCCGAGACCGGTGTCCCCATCGACGTCGACGCCGTGGTGAGCCGTATCGGGCCGCCGCTGGAGACCGAGCTGGCCTACTGGTTCCCGCCCGGCCGGGTGCCGGCGATGGCCGACCGCTACCGCGCCATGTACGCCGACGTCGCCGTCCCCGCGACCGTCCTGATGCCCGGCGCCGCCGAGGCGCTGGACGCGGTCCGGGACAGGGGGTCGCGGGTGGTCGTGGTCTCCGGCAAGAACCAGGCCGACACCGAGCGGACCGTCGCCTTCCTGGGCCTTCCGGTCGACGAGGTCGTGGGCGGCCTGTTCGGCGCCGACAAGGGCTCCGCGCTCCGGCTGCACGGGGTGGGGGCGTACGTCGGCGACCACACCGGGGACGTGGACGCGGCCCGGGCCGCCGCCGCGGTGGCGGTGGGCGTGGCCACCGGCGCGTTCGACGCGGACGCGCTCCGCGCCTACGGGGCGGACGTCGTCCTGCCCGATCTGCTGGCCTTCCCGGGCTGGCTCGGGGCCGTGGGCGACGGTGCCGCGCGGACCGGATGA
- a CDS encoding cold-shock protein, which translates to MPTGKVKWYDADKGFGFLTRDDGGEVFVHSSALPGAVSTLKPGQRVEFGVVEGRRGQQALSVRVLETLPSVEKSVAKARRKKPDEMVVITEDLIKLLDGISTTYRRGKHPSPAEAKKIATVLRAVADDLSP; encoded by the coding sequence GTGCCCACTGGCAAGGTCAAGTGGTACGACGCCGACAAGGGATTCGGCTTCCTCACCCGCGATGACGGCGGTGAGGTCTTCGTGCATTCCTCCGCGCTGCCCGGCGCGGTGTCCACGCTCAAGCCGGGCCAGCGCGTGGAGTTCGGCGTGGTCGAGGGCCGGCGCGGGCAGCAGGCGCTGTCGGTGCGCGTTCTGGAGACCCTGCCGTCGGTGGAGAAGTCGGTGGCCAAGGCCCGCCGGAAGAAGCCGGATGAGATGGTCGTGATCACCGAGGACCTGATCAAGCTGCTCGACGGCATCTCCACGACCTACCGCAGGGGCAAGCACCCCTCCCCGGCCGAGGCCAAGAAGATCGCCACGGTGCTGCGCGCGGTCGCCGACGACCTGTCCCCCTGA